TTCCGGGGAAGCCGGCGGCGCATCGGTCGACCTGATCGGTTTTTCCATCGGTGCCTTCGTGGCTTTGCAGACCTGCCGCCATCTCGGAGCGGGTGTCCGCAGCCTCCATCTGGTATCGGCGGCGGCGCCGCTGGAAGCGGGCGACTTTCTCGGCACCATGGCCGGTGGCGGGGTTTTCAGGGTGGCGCGGACTGCCCCGGCGCTGTTCGAATGCCTATCGTGGGGACAAGGATTGCTCGCCCGAGCGTTTCCGGCAGCGTTATTCAGCCTGCTCTTTGCGAGTGCCGCCGGCGAAGACCGGGTACTGGCAGCCGACCCGGCGTTTCAGGTGAGGATGAAGGAAACGCTGCGGGACTGTTTCGTCGAGCGGATGCCTGGCTATATCAGGGACATCGAGGCTTATGTGCAGCCCTGGGGAGCCATGCTGTCCGGTGTCGAGGCCGAAACCCATGTCTGGCACGGCAGGCAGGACAGTTGGTCGCCCGTGGGAATGGCCGATTATCTGGCCTCGGAGATTCCCGGTTGTTCCCAGGTCGAGATCATGGAAGGCTTGTCGCATTATTCCTGCCTCCATCATGCGGCGGAACGCATCTGCCGCCGGCTCGCCCGGCCCGAGGGCTGATCGGGCCATTGAGAAGTTTCCCATGCCCAAATCCACCATCACCTCGGAACCCGCTGCTCCCTGAGCACGGCGGAAAATGGCAGCCCATCGCCGGATTGGAAGGCATGGCCGAGGAAATCACCCTGAGCCTGGATGAGAAGACCGGCGAATATACCCGCCTGACTCGCTTTTTTCCGTGTGCCGAAACCCAAGCCTTCGGCGGCAAGCGCCACGCCTCCCCGGAGGAAACCTTCATCGTCAACGGTCGTCTGTACGACGAGGCTTTCGGTATTTGGCTGCAACCGGGGTATTGCGCCAGCCGCCCCCGGCGAAATGCACGGGCCGTTCCGGACGGACGCGGGCTGCTTGGTGTTGGAGGTCTCGTTTCCCAATCGAACAGAGTTGGAAACCGCACGTCTGAAGTTGCGCCAGTGGCAGACCTCTGACCTGGAGCTTTTCGCGAAGATGAACGCGGACCTGCGGGTCATGGAATTTTTCCCCGCCGTCCTGAGCCGGGCGGAGAGCGATGTCATGGCTGAGCGCATGCGCTCCTTCATCGCCCAACGCGGCTTTGG
This portion of the Methylococcus mesophilus genome encodes:
- a CDS encoding alpha/beta fold hydrolase, producing the protein MTNRQFGSDQGRLVVYFHGAPGAPGEAALFDRLGKAHGLRFLSFDRFAFDRSLTGEAYFRALAEAISGEAGGASVDLIGFSIGAFVALQTCRHLGAGVRSLHLVSAAAPLEAGDFLGTMAGGGVFRVARTAPALFECLSWGQGLLARAFPAALFSLLFASAAGEDRVLAADPAFQVRMKETLRDCFVERMPGYIRDIEAYVQPWGAMLSGVEAETHVWHGRQDSWSPVGMADYLASEIPGCSQVEIMEGLSHYSCLHHAAERICRRLARPEG